The Stenotrophomonas maltophilia sequence GGCCGACACCCGCCGCGTGCTCGCCCTGGCCCTGTCGGCCAGCCTCAACGCCGCCCCGCAGCAGACGCGCTTCGGCGTGTTCCGCATGTGACCCGTGCCATGACCGAGCCTGTTGCCATGTTCACCAAAGTCCTGATCGCCAACCGCGGCGAGATCGCCTGCCGCGTCATCGCCACCTGCCGACGCCTCGGTATCGCCACCGTGGCGGTGTATTCCGATGCCGACCGCAACGCACGCCACGTGCGCCTGGCCGACGAAGCCATCCACATTGGTCCGGCCGCTGCACGTGAGAGCTACCTGCGCGGCGATGTCCTGCTCGACGCCGCACGCCTGACCGGCGCGCAGGCCATCCACCCCGGCTACGGCTTCCTGTCCGAGAACGCCGATTTCGCCGACGCCTGCGCCGCCGCCGGCATCACCTTCATCGGACCGCCGGCCAGCGCCATCCGCGCGATGGGCGACAAGAGCGCGGCCAAGGCACTGATGGCCAAGGCCGGTGTGCCGCTGACCCCGGGCTACCACGGCGACCAGCAGGCGCCGGACTTCCTGCGCGCGCAGGCCGATGGCATCGGCTACCCGGTGCTGATCAAGGCCAGTGCCGGCGGCGGTGGCAAGGGCATGCGCAAGGTCGAGCGCAGCGAGGACTTCGTCGATGCGCTGGCCAGCTGCCAGCGCGAGGCGGCCTCGGCATTCGGCAACGACCACGTGCTGGTCGAGAAGTACGTCGAGCGCCCGCGCCATATCGAGATCCAGGTATTTGGCGACAGCCACGGCGAGGCGGTCTACCTGTTCGAGCGCGACTGCTCGGTGCAGCGCCGCCACCAGAAGGTGCTGGAAGAGGCACCCGCCCCGGGCATGAGCGCGGAACGTCGTGCTGCGATGGGCAAGGCCGCGGTCGATGCCGCGCGTGCGGTGGGCTACGTCGGTGCCGGCACGGTGGAGTTCATCGCCGGCCCGGATGGCGATTTCTACTTCATGGAAATGAACACCCGCCTGCAGGTCGAGCACCCGGTCACCGAGTACATCACCGGTACCGATCTGGTGGAGTGGCAGCTGCGCGTAGCCTCGGGCCAGCCGCTGCCGCTGCGCCAGGAACAGCTGGCCATCCACGGCCACGCCATCGAAGCGCGCCTGTACGCCGAAGATGCCGACCGTGGCTTCCTGCCGTCCACCGGCACCCTGCGCCGCCTGCGCCTGCCGACGCCATCGGCCCATGTGCGCGTGGATACCGGCGTGGAGGAAGGCGACAGCATCACCCCGTACTACGACCCGATGATTGCCAAGCTGATCGTCTGGGACGTGGACCGCGACGCCGCGCTGCGCCGCATGAGCCAGGCGCTGGCCGACTGCCAGGTGGTGGGCGTGACCACCAATGCCGGCTTCCTGCGCCGGCTGGTGAACACCGATTCGTTCGCGCACGCCAAGCTGGATACCGCGCTGATCGAACGCGAACAGGCGGCATTGAGTGCAGTGGGCGACACGGATGACGCCCTGTGGCAGCTGGCCGCCGTGGCCGCGGTTGCTGGCACTGCTGGTGCCAGCACCGACGCGCGCGACCCGCATTCGCCATGGCAGGCCCAGGATGGCTGGCGCCTCGGCGCATCGGCACCGCGCGTGCTGCCGCTGCAGCAGGGCGAACGCAAGCACACGCTGAAAGTGTGGGCACAGGCCGATGGCTGGCGCGTGCAGCGCGATGACGCCGCGCCGGTTCAGGTGATCGGCACAGCCGATGCGCAGCATCTTACCGTGCAGCTGGGCGAACGCCGCTGGTCGCTGCAGCTGCTGCGCGACGGTGACCAGCTGTACCTGTTCGGCGCCGACGGCCAGCACCGCTTCACCCTGCACGATCCGGTGGGCGAATCGGACCACGCCGTGGCCGATGCCGGCAGCCTGCTGGCGCCGATGCCGGGCAAGATCGTCGCGACACTGGTCGCGGCCGGCACCGAGGTCAAGCGCGGCACGCCGCTGGTGGTGCTGGAAGCGATGAAGATGGAGCACACCCTGCAGGCACCGGCGGATGGGACGGTGAAGGGCTATCGCGCCAAGGCCGGCGACCAGGTGGGTGATGGCACGGTACTGGTGGACTTCGAAGCGGCGTGATGCAGCAGAGGCCGCGCGGGGTCAGCCCGCGCGGTCTTCAAGGTTCCAGATCGTGCCTGCAGGGTCCAGCTCGGTCGTGGTCATGGTCGCGGCGCGCCAGCCGAAGCCGCACACAGCGAGCACGCCATCGGTGACGGGATCCAAGGAAAGGGCGCGCTCGATTGCTTTCTCGTTGATTGCCGCAGTGATGAACGCACCCAGGCCATCGTCGGTCGCGGCCAGATACAGTGTCTGGGACAGATGGCCCGCCTCAAGGGCGATGACGCGGTAGCTTTTCGCGTGCTGGCGATACTTCCAGAATGTACGGTCGAAGCGCGGCGCCAGGATCACCAGCACGTGCGCATCGGCAAACCAGTGCTGCTGGCCCACAACATCCATCACGAAG is a genomic window containing:
- a CDS encoding acetyl-CoA carboxylase biotin carboxylase subunit; the encoded protein is MFTKVLIANRGEIACRVIATCRRLGIATVAVYSDADRNARHVRLADEAIHIGPAAARESYLRGDVLLDAARLTGAQAIHPGYGFLSENADFADACAAAGITFIGPPASAIRAMGDKSAAKALMAKAGVPLTPGYHGDQQAPDFLRAQADGIGYPVLIKASAGGGGKGMRKVERSEDFVDALASCQREAASAFGNDHVLVEKYVERPRHIEIQVFGDSHGEAVYLFERDCSVQRRHQKVLEEAPAPGMSAERRAAMGKAAVDAARAVGYVGAGTVEFIAGPDGDFYFMEMNTRLQVEHPVTEYITGTDLVEWQLRVASGQPLPLRQEQLAIHGHAIEARLYAEDADRGFLPSTGTLRRLRLPTPSAHVRVDTGVEEGDSITPYYDPMIAKLIVWDVDRDAALRRMSQALADCQVVGVTTNAGFLRRLVNTDSFAHAKLDTALIEREQAALSAVGDTDDALWQLAAVAAVAGTAGASTDARDPHSPWQAQDGWRLGASAPRVLPLQQGERKHTLKVWAQADGWRVQRDDAAPVQVIGTADAQHLTVQLGERRWSLQLLRDGDQLYLFGADGQHRFTLHDPVGESDHAVADAGSLLAPMPGKIVATLVAAGTEVKRGTPLVVLEAMKMEHTLQAPADGTVKGYRAKAGDQVGDGTVLVDFEAA